A genomic window from Sulfurospirillum multivorans DSM 12446 includes:
- a CDS encoding DUF1104 domain-containing protein — translation MKKILFLVLCTLSFLFAKTDFSEMSTEELVALMGYVDKTKEERFYEELERRTQQMSEAQKALYEEDKRRRDHAQN, via the coding sequence ATGAAAAAAATTCTCTTTTTAGTCTTATGCACGCTCTCGTTTCTATTCGCTAAAACGGATTTTAGTGAAATGAGTACCGAAGAGCTTGTCGCCTTGATGGGCTATGTGGATAAGACAAAAGAGGAGCGCTTTTATGAAGAGCTAGAGCGTCGAACCCAGCAGATGAGTGAAGCACAAAAAGCGCTTTACGAGGAAGATAAACGAAGAAGAGACCATGCCCAAAACTAA
- a CDS encoding response regulator transcription factor: MPKTKLLLLEDDTNLSETMCEFLESKGYEITPIYDGEAAETLIYEHHFDLFLLDVNVPLLNGFELLKNVRKEGNTTPAIFLTSLNAIEDLEQGYESGCDDYLRKPFALKELLFRIETILKREFFHAISPRIQIDERIAYDSMSNQLFINQTAVQLQNKEAKLLKLFLQKKNEIISHEMLMTHLWEYDEQGSDETLRTYIKNLRKIMGKDRIVSIKKLGYKFTLA, encoded by the coding sequence ATGCCCAAAACTAAGCTTCTCCTTTTGGAAGATGATACCAATCTCAGTGAAACTATGTGTGAGTTTTTGGAGTCTAAAGGGTATGAAATAACGCCCATTTACGATGGAGAAGCCGCCGAAACACTCATCTATGAGCATCATTTTGATCTTTTTTTACTCGATGTCAATGTTCCTTTATTAAATGGTTTTGAGCTTTTGAAAAACGTGAGAAAAGAGGGCAATACAACGCCTGCCATTTTTCTCACATCCCTTAATGCGATTGAAGATTTAGAACAAGGCTATGAGAGTGGATGCGATGACTATTTGCGCAAACCTTTTGCCCTTAAAGAGTTGCTTTTTCGCATCGAAACCATTTTAAAACGGGAGTTTTTCCACGCAATAAGTCCTAGAATACAGATAGATGAGCGCATCGCGTATGATTCGATGAGTAACCAACTCTTCATCAATCAAACAGCAGTACAACTTCAAAACAAAGAGGCAAAACTGCTTAAACTCTTTTTGCAAAAGAAGAATGAGATTATCAGTCATGAGATGCTTATGACGCATTTATGGGAATACGACGAACAAGGCAGTGACGAAACCCTTCGCACTTACATCAAAAACCTTCGTAAAATTATGGGGAAGGACCGCATTGTTAGTATTAAAAAACTGGGATATAAATTTACGCTCGCGTGA
- a CDS encoding sensor histidine kinase: MLVLKNWDINLRSREKKTLRSFLFLYAFLTLLILAFVAFLYYGLERDLMLQNQREALSNLTNEQIARLKSLHVNLEKEQIYPRDERFNSAIYDSSLKQIFSTLSTHKVNLYEDIYLKNDRIYFIKELESYYLGARYIVLEVPAPPAWSEKVFRKLLGYGALIFSILVVIGYFLLGLLLRPMKDTIALLDRFIKDTTHELNTPVNAILSNIEMMDLQSLDENMLKKIKRITIASKTICNLYDDLTYLVLSHKILSQDETIDLKLLLEERLEYFSLLFESKKIQLTHTLEEGVYLTIDRKKMTKLIDNILSNAIKYNKIGGFIEVTLGQQGIAIKDSGRGIEKSQINQVFERYSRFDRSVGGFGIGLSIVASIAKEYALHVKLESVLDEGTTVRISW; encoded by the coding sequence TTGTTAGTATTAAAAAACTGGGATATAAATTTACGCTCGCGTGAAAAAAAGACGCTTCGATCGTTTTTATTTCTTTACGCCTTTTTAACACTGCTGATCTTAGCCTTTGTTGCATTTTTATACTATGGCTTGGAGCGTGATTTGATGCTTCAAAACCAAAGAGAAGCGCTTTCAAACCTGACCAATGAACAGATCGCGCGCTTAAAATCTTTACATGTAAACCTTGAAAAAGAGCAAATATATCCTAGAGATGAGCGTTTCAACTCTGCCATTTATGACAGCAGTCTTAAGCAAATTTTCTCAACATTGAGCACACACAAAGTCAATCTTTATGAGGATATTTACCTTAAAAACGACCGTATCTATTTTATTAAAGAGCTCGAGTCTTACTATTTAGGAGCGCGTTACATCGTTTTGGAAGTACCTGCACCCCCAGCATGGAGCGAAAAAGTTTTTCGTAAACTCTTAGGTTATGGCGCGCTTATCTTTTCTATTTTGGTGGTGATTGGCTATTTTCTGCTGGGTCTTCTTCTGCGTCCCATGAAAGACACGATAGCCCTTTTAGATCGTTTTATCAAAGACACAACGCATGAACTCAATACACCCGTCAATGCCATTCTCTCCAACATCGAGATGATGGACCTTCAAAGCCTTGATGAGAATATGCTTAAGAAGATCAAACGCATTACGATCGCATCGAAAACGATTTGCAACCTCTACGATGATCTGACCTATTTGGTGCTTTCCCACAAAATTCTCTCTCAAGATGAAACGATTGATCTTAAACTGCTTCTTGAGGAGAGGTTGGAGTATTTTTCTCTGCTCTTTGAATCTAAAAAAATCCAACTTACCCATACGCTTGAAGAGGGAGTTTACCTCACTATTGATCGTAAAAAGATGACAAAACTCATCGACAATATTCTCTCCAACGCGATAAAATACAATAAAATTGGTGGTTTCATTGAAGTCACCCTCGGCCAGCAGGGCATCGCGATCAAAGACAGTGGTAGAGGCATTGAGAAGAGTCAAATCAACCAAGTCTTTGAGCGCTATTCACGCTTTGATCGTAGTGTGGGAGGCTTTGGTATTGGGCTGAGTATTGTGGCGAGCATTGCGAAGGAGTATGCTTTACATGTAAAGCTAGAATCGGTACTTGATGAAGGAACGACAGTGAGGATTTCATGGTAA
- a CDS encoding c-type cytochrome, which translates to MKKTVFLAGLVCVTSIFAADGATLFKTCTACHGMKAEKAALNKSQIIAGWDAAKITAALNGYKAGTYGGPLKGTMTPQVKNLSADDIKVLSEYIPTLK; encoded by the coding sequence ATGAAAAAAACAGTATTCTTGGCAGGTCTTGTGTGTGTTACTTCTATTTTTGCAGCAGATGGGGCAACACTTTTTAAAACATGTACTGCCTGTCATGGGATGAAAGCAGAAAAAGCAGCCCTAAACAAATCGCAAATTATCGCGGGTTGGGATGCTGCTAAAATCACCGCCGCACTAAATGGTTATAAAGCAGGCACTTACGGTGGTCCACTAAAGGGCACTATGACACCACAGGTTAAGAACCTGAGCGCAGACGACATTAAAGTACTCTCAGAGTACATCCCTACACTTAAATAG